The region AATAAATGTATATACAGTAGCTACCATGCCCGGCATATATTTTCCGCTGCGGCTGGCTTCATAATCATTAATATCTGCAATCATCGGCGGAATGGCAGAAGTACAGATCATCTGAGAACCCTCTCCCAGAATAGATAACAAAAATAATGCCACGGTGAAGAACGTAAAACCTGTAAATGTCTGTCCATATCCATTTACATACCCAGGCAGATTGAGAGTTTTCGGATCTGCAACCACAAACAATACCATGATAATGGTATTAAAGATTACCACTCCCCAGCTTCCTACCTGCATTGCCTTTTTTAATCCCAGCTTTCCACCAATAGCTCCAACTCCAAGGGTCATCATAACCAGCCCCAAAATGGTTGTATAGAGAGACCAGCCGCCATTAAGCTGAAAATTTCCAATAATAATACCAAAGACCACAACGCTGACTGCACTGATTCTGCAGCTGGAAGCCAGTTTATCCGTGGCTGCCGATACAATCAGCATCTGCAGCGGTTTGTTGGTTTTCAATACTCTTATGTAGTCTTTAAATTTTACAACCTGCTTTTCTTTCGTAATGGCAGTAAACGCAGGAATGTCCTTTGGCGCAATGGAAACGAAAGCAATTGCAATGCAAATACTTGCCGCCACAGCTGTTAAGAGCCACATATCCTCAAATACTCCGATCGATGACATTTTTCCATACTTTACCACCAAACTTGCCACATAAATCTGAACCAAAGAACGGGACATCCGCACTAAAATTGTCCCGACAACACTTAAAAACGGACGCTGCCCCGGATCGTTTGTCAGGCACACATTACCAGTATGCATACTTACGTTGAGGAACGTATAGCCGATATAGAACAGCAGTGCAAATACGGTAAAAAAGATACCTCTTGCAACTCCGCCTTCCGGCAGATGATGAGTGACACGGAACATGAAGAAACTGTTGACAAAGAGCAAAACGCCACCTATAGTCATACATATTCTTGTCTTCCCTGCCCGATATCCAAATTTGTCAACCACAAATCCCACCATAGGGTCGGTCACCCCGTCCCACAATCTCATAACGGTCGAGAAACTGGAAGCAAAAATAACAGCCATACCCACAAATCCATTTAAATAATAAGACATGTACATAGTTAAACCCATATACAGGTTTACTGCCAGATTTACCCCTGAGAATCCAACGATTCTCCATGGTTCTACCCTATGGATTCCCTTCTCCATAACATATTTTTGCCCACTCTCTTTCATGACTTCTCCTCACTTTATGTAATTTTTACAATTCGAATTGTCTGTAAAAATAGTAGCATATTTTTCTGTTGCATGATAGAATAAAATCATGTAAAATAGTACTTTATCACAAAAAGGAGAATTTTATGATATCCCAGTCCTTTCAAATCGCCCAACAATTAATCCATGATATTTGCTACCTGTCAGTTCAGTACCTGGATACTGACGAAGTTATACAGTCTTTCAGTGAAACCTATATGCTTCATACCTTACAGAGTTTCTTGAATCCTGCTACCTTAAAGCGGCTTTGCCTGACATTAGCTGCCGATAAACTATACTATATTATCGACCAGTTTGATATCCATTTTATCTTGTTTCTTATAGATGAAGCTCCTGTTGTTGCAGGTCCTTTCTGTCCACTAATCATGACGAAACAGGACTGTATGAAATATATTAGTCATCATCAGCTTTCCCCATGTTCTTCTAATGATCTGTTATCGTACCGAAGCCAGTTTCCTGTTATCAGCGAAGAAAATGCGATACATATCATTCGCTCTCTTCTTCATACCCTGCAGCCATCCTCCAAAGATCGGGAGATGGAATATATCAATTTATCAAATAAACCAAATTTACCGGAGAAACAGGAATCCGACCTTTCTTTTCGGAAAAATTACTCGGAATTAATTCAAGAACGTTACCAACTAGAGCAACGTTTTATGAGAGATGTTGAAAACGGAAATTTCCACGCCGCAATTTTGAATTTAAGAAACATGCAGAGGGATGTGGCCTTTTTAAAAGAGCTTGGAACTACTTTAGAAAGCGAACGGATTGGGGCTGCTATTGTACGTACAATGGTGAGAATCTCGGCAATGCGTGCCGGGCTCCCCGCCGCCGTCATAGATTTAGTTTCCACTCAAAATACAATTACGACCCAAAACGCCAAATCTGTTGAGGAAATTTTTAGAGAAAAGGAAAAAATGGTCAATGCTTTCTGCCAGGAAATCCTTTCCCACAAAAACCATCAATACAGTAACCTTGTATCAAATGCAATGCATTATATTGAACATCACTATTCACAAAATTTAACCGTGAGACAATTAGCAGATGAGCTTAACGTCAATATCAACCGTCTTATCTCTGTCTTTCAGACAGAGACAGGAAGAACTCCAGGCAATTATATTCAAAATGTACGACTAACACAAGCCTCCCACCTTTTGTCGAATACAGATTTAAGCGTTCAAAATATAAGTACTATGGTCGGCATCCCTGACGCAAATTATTTTATTAAACTTTTTAAAAGAGAATATTCCATGACTCCTAATCAGTATCGAAAATTTTATCGCTTATAAATCTTTTCGTAAAGGGGCTGTGAAAAAGTTTATCCAACGATTCCCAAGATAACTGTTTTTCTTATATTCTGTTGTTTTTCTGGAGGAATTCATAACTTTTTTAAGCCCCTCCCCGCATTTTTCAGATTCAATAGTCAAATGGGGACAATATTTCCTTCGTCCTAATTTTAGAGTCTTCCTCTTATCTTGCTACATCGTAAAATCTATAATTTTTTAAAGTTATTCACATATTTGTATATCAGTAAGTAAGTAATAATCCGTATCTTGACAAAATAAGAAATCCCCCAGCACTTACCGGGGGAGGATCTGTTTTTTACTTTTTAAGTTTGCTGCGGCAATCATCAGGCAGATTGGAGGACCATGGGAGAAGCTCCAGCATTTCTTCCTTTGCCGGAAACGCACCGAGTTCTTTCATCTTTTCCATCACATATGTGAGATAGTTGTATGGCTTCAGTCCATTCAGAAGCGCAGTTTCTGTGATGCTGTACACAGTCGCACTGGCCTGTGCCCCGCGGATGCTTTTGGCAAACAGCCAGTTGCGTCTCCCTATGGCAAAATTTTTCAGTGCCCGCTCTGCAGCTAGATTGTCAATACTCAGATGGCCATCTTCCAGATACCTTTTCAGATAGGTTTCCTGGTTCAGCGTATACAGGACCGCCTCTCCGATCTTAGAAGATCTGTCCACAGCATCCTCCAGGGTATGAAGCCACTCGAAGAAAGCCTCTAAAAGCGGCTTTGCCTGCTTTTGACGCTCTTCATACCTTTCTTCCGGTGACTTGTCACGGATCATCTCCTCGATCTTATAGAACATCCCGATCCGTTCCATTGCCTGATATGCGGTTGTTTCCTTCAGCTGCTCTTTGGTAAAGTCCTTTTTCAAAACGGTCAGGGATTCATCAAATCTGCGCCTCGCATGGGCCATGCATCCTGTCACGGTGATCCTTTCCGGAAGGCTGTGATATGCCTGGTATCCATCGCAGGTGAAATATCCCTGGTACTGATCCCCAAGGAATTCCACCGGATGATATCCCGCCCGGGTTCTTTCGTATTGGAAGAGGACCATCCGGGGTGCGCCGCTGTATTCATCAGTGAGATAGACCCACATCCAGTTCTGGGTGGAACCTTTCTGTTCCGGCTCATCGATTACCTGTACACGGGTTTCATCCCCATGAGCGTACCGGCTCCGGAGGAATTCTTCCTTCATCAGTTCATAAAGCGGCTGCAGATACCGGTCCGCACACTGGATGATCCAATTCGCCATGGTCTTTGTGGAAAGGTTCAGGTCGTAACGGGCGAATTCCCGTTCCTGACGCGCAAGGGGCATGCCGCCCACATACTTTGCGTTCATGATGCCTGCCGCCAGGGATGGTGTTGCCACACTGCCTTTGAGAAGGGAAGGCGCCTTTTCCGGACGTTTCATCGCCCCGCATTTTGGGCAGCTGTAAACATAGGTGACCTCCTCCGCCACTTCAAACCGTGCAGGGACAAACTTCAGGCGCTTCACCGTCTCTTTTGTCACGACTTTATATTTGGTATTGCAGTCCGGACAGTTTCGGTCCGCGCCGGTCAGCTTATACTCAATTACTTCCGTTGTCTCAAAGGCGGAAAGATCTTCCTCCTTTTTGCCGGAACGTTTCTTTCTTTTATAGGAAGACGGATGGATCTCCTCCATTTCCGGCTCCGGCGCATCAGGCTCTGCTTCCTGCTCTGCCTCGTTAAAAAGGTTCAGCTGCGTATAGCCATCCGCATATTTTTCGCTGGATGGGCCAAACTGTTTCCGCTGCGCAAGAGTCAGACGGTCAGAAAGCATCGCGTTCAGGAATTCCAGTTCCTTTGTTTTTTCTTCGAGGATCTGGATCTTTGTTTCCTGTTTCTGATAATGCTCCCGCATGGTTTTCATCAGGGAGATGATATCCTCCCTGCTCATCTTGTTCAGTTGTTCCTCTGTAAAAAGCGGATCCATAACACAGCCTCAACTTTCTGAAATCTCTACCAGAAAGTATACCAGAAAAAGCATTCCGTTCCTATAGGAAACTGCATTCCGGGACGGAGGAAAATCCGCCCAAAACAAAGTGATTTTCGGCTTTTTGCGAATTGACAGGATCCGGGCTCATATGACGATCTTCGGGTGACGTTCTTCAAATGCGCCGCTGGGGTTCAGGGATAAACCATCGCACGGCCAAA is a window of Enterocloster clostridioformis DNA encoding:
- the tnpC gene encoding IS66 family transposase, whose amino-acid sequence is MDPLFTEEQLNKMSREDIISLMKTMREHYQKQETKIQILEEKTKELEFLNAMLSDRLTLAQRKQFGPSSEKYADGYTQLNLFNEAEQEAEPDAPEPEMEEIHPSSYKRKKRSGKKEEDLSAFETTEVIEYKLTGADRNCPDCNTKYKVVTKETVKRLKFVPARFEVAEEVTYVYSCPKCGAMKRPEKAPSLLKGSVATPSLAAGIMNAKYVGGMPLARQEREFARYDLNLSTKTMANWIIQCADRYLQPLYELMKEEFLRSRYAHGDETRVQVIDEPEQKGSTQNWMWVYLTDEYSGAPRMVLFQYERTRAGYHPVEFLGDQYQGYFTCDGYQAYHSLPERITVTGCMAHARRRFDESLTVLKKDFTKEQLKETTAYQAMERIGMFYKIEEMIRDKSPEERYEERQKQAKPLLEAFFEWLHTLEDAVDRSSKIGEAVLYTLNQETYLKRYLEDGHLSIDNLAAERALKNFAIGRRNWLFAKSIRGAQASATVYSITETALLNGLKPYNYLTYVMEKMKELGAFPAKEEMLELLPWSSNLPDDCRSKLKK
- a CDS encoding AraC family transcriptional regulator, with protein sequence MISQSFQIAQQLIHDICYLSVQYLDTDEVIQSFSETYMLHTLQSFLNPATLKRLCLTLAADKLYYIIDQFDIHFILFLIDEAPVVAGPFCPLIMTKQDCMKYISHHQLSPCSSNDLLSYRSQFPVISEENAIHIIRSLLHTLQPSSKDREMEYINLSNKPNLPEKQESDLSFRKNYSELIQERYQLEQRFMRDVENGNFHAAILNLRNMQRDVAFLKELGTTLESERIGAAIVRTMVRISAMRAGLPAAVIDLVSTQNTITTQNAKSVEEIFREKEKMVNAFCQEILSHKNHQYSNLVSNAMHYIEHHYSQNLTVRQLADELNVNINRLISVFQTETGRTPGNYIQNVRLTQASHLLSNTDLSVQNISTMVGIPDANYFIKLFKREYSMTPNQYRKFYRL
- a CDS encoding MFS transporter; translated protein: MKESGQKYVMEKGIHRVEPWRIVGFSGVNLAVNLYMGLTMYMSYYLNGFVGMAVIFASSFSTVMRLWDGVTDPMVGFVVDKFGYRAGKTRICMTIGGVLLFVNSFFMFRVTHHLPEGGVARGIFFTVFALLFYIGYTFLNVSMHTGNVCLTNDPGQRPFLSVVGTILVRMSRSLVQIYVASLVVKYGKMSSIGVFEDMWLLTAVAASICIAIAFVSIAPKDIPAFTAITKEKQVVKFKDYIRVLKTNKPLQMLIVSAATDKLASSCRISAVSVVVFGIIIGNFQLNGGWSLYTTILGLVMMTLGVGAIGGKLGLKKAMQVGSWGVVIFNTIIMVLFVVADPKTLNLPGYVNGYGQTFTGFTFFTVALFLLSILGEGSQMICTSAIPPMIADINDYEASRSGKYMPGMVATVYTFIDKLISAAAPSLVGIAFAWIGFADKLPDVDTPSTTALFVFGLFFYYGTSVLGALCNTIAMKYYELTPQRMEEVRAKMEQLRHEG